In Primulina eburnea isolate SZY01 chromosome 3, ASM2296580v1, whole genome shotgun sequence, one DNA window encodes the following:
- the LOC140826953 gene encoding probable protein S-acyltransferase 23, protein MASSEIEVVTVGSEQKPSDGNPNQEVDIIDVFSASAYGDFGKLRKFVENDGVSVSQPDGNGYYPLQWAALNNFPDIAQYIVEHGGNVNAKDNTEQTALHWAAVRGSIAAADVLMQNGARVEAGDINGYRAVHVAAQYGQTTFLNHIIAKHHADFDVPDNDGRSPLHWAAYKGYADTIRLLLFRDACQGRQDKEGCTPLHWAALRGHVDACSVLVHAGTKEELMVKDKAGNTPLDLASDKGHRHIAVFLSNARSALSKRWKDRVCSGKGGEVGYAPVLFSAIVVSTILFITSVLFAPNLTKVTAFVALWGWTGVSFAVGSLFMFARCSSKDPGYLKTGMTTQSNASEDPLLNIDLNDSSIWAGNWSQLCPTCKIIRPVRSKHCPTCKRCVEQFDHHCPWISNCVGKRNKRDFVVFLCLGFMTALTGGMVALERIWTSVPLLQTGETWIRLVLLNNPGMIAFLVMDASILISAATLLSFQSIQVARNITTNELANAIRYGYLRGPDGRFRNPYNHGCWKNCSDFLIHGYTNDDEVAWPSLQHLTR, encoded by the exons TGACTTCGGCAAGCTCCGGAAATTCGTCGAAAACGATGGAGTTTCGGTCTCCCAACCCGACGGAAACGGCTACTATCCCCTGCAGTGGGCTGCTCTCAACAATTTTCCGGATATTGCTCAGTACATCGTTGAA CATGGTGGAAATGTGAATGCCAAGGATAACACTGAGCAGACAGCATTGCATTGGGCCGCTGTTCGCGGTTCGATTGCTGCGGCTGATGTGTTGATGCAGAATGGGGCGCGTGTCGAGGCTGGTGACATTAATGGTTACCGG GCTGTTCATGTTGCGGCTCAATATGGGCAGACAACATTCCTAAATCACATTATTGCCAAGCATCATGCTGATTTTGATGTACCTGATAATGATGGAAGAAGCCCTCTTCACTG GGCTGCATACAAGGGATATGCTGATACTATTAGATTGCTTCTATTTAGAGATGCTTGCCAAGGAAGACAAGATAAAGAAG GTTGTACACCTCTGCACTGGGCAGCATTGAGAGGACATGTTGATGCATGCTCTGTGCTTGTACATGCTGGCACTAAGGAGGAATTAATGGTGAAAGACAAAGCAGGAAACACCCCCCTGGATCTTGCTTCTGATAAAGGTCATCGGCATATCGCAGTTTTCCTT TCAAATGCACGGAGTGCACTGAGCAAACGTTGGAAAGATAGAGTTTGTTCAGGAAAAGGAGGGGAAGTTGGTTACGCTCCTGTTCTCTTTTCTGCTATAGTTGTTAGCACGATTCTCTTTATTACCTCAGTCCTTTTTG CTCCTAATCTTACAAAGGTTACTGCGTTTGTTGCACTTTGGGGCTGGACCGGGGTTTCTTTTGCAGTTGGTTCTTTATTTATGTTTGCACGCTGCAGTAG TAAAGATCCCGGTTATTTAAAAACAGGAATGACAACCCAGTCTAATGCATCAGAG GATCCTTTGTTGAACATTGATCTGAACGACAGCTCTATTTGGGCTGGGAACTGGTCTCAGCTTTGCCCTACTTGCAAG ATAATAAGACCTGTTCGCTCAAAGCATTGTCCTACGTGTAAGCGCTGCGTGGAGCAGTTTGACCATCACTGTCCCTGGATCTCAAATTGCGTGGGGAAG AGGAATAAGCGGGACTTTGTCGTGTTTCTCTGCTTGGGGTTTATGACAGCATTGACTGGTGGAATGGTTGCTCTAGAAA GAATTTGGACATCAGTACCACTCTTGCAAACTGGGGAAACGTGGATTAGGCTTGTGCTTTTAAATAATCCTGGCATGATTGCTTTCTTGGTCATGGATGCGAGTATCTTAATTTCTGCTGCGACTTTACTGTCGTTTCAATCAATACAG GTTGCTCGGAATATCACCACCAATGAATTAGCCAATGCTATACGCTATGGTTATCTGCGTGGCCCAGATGGGCGGTTTCGCAACCCGTATAATCATGGTTGTTGGAAGAATTGCTCAGATTTTCTCATACATGGCTACACAAACGATGATGAGGTTGCTTGGCCTTCTCTGCAGCATCTTACTAGGTAG
- the LOC140826954 gene encoding zinc finger CCCH domain-containing protein 40-like, translated as MAHRLLRDAEADGWERTDFPIVCESCLGDNPYVRMTKADYDKECKICSRPFTVFRWRPGRDARYKKTEICQTCCKLKNVCQVCLLDLEYGLPVQVRDTALSIDSNDAIPKSDVNREYFAEEHDRKARAGIDYESSHGKVRPSDTILKLQRTTPYYKRNRAHVCSFFIRGQCTRGPECPYRHEMPETGELSQQNIKDRYYGINDPVALKLLGKAGEMPSLEPPEDESIRTLYVGGLDARITEQDLRDHFYAHGEIESVKMVLQRACAFVTYTTREGTERAAEELANKLVIKGLRLKLLWGKPQAPKPESEGSDQASQQAAVAHSGLLPRAVISQQQTLQPNDIQNQPPMPYFNIPPLPEQDRSYYPSMDPQRMGALIPSHEGSSSAAGLGGSYENKSGSDQMQQQAQPYGYSNVPPPNIQFYPPYHPQYGYMPPPILPPRQQYPQPPYPGPRPPLPHPDGDQPSFNTKPPTGASQLP; from the exons ATGGCGCATAGGCTGCTCAGAGACGCGGAAGCCGATGGATGGGAGCGGACTGATTTCCCGATTGTGTGTGAATCATGCCTCGGCGACAATCCATACGTTCGAATG ACAAAAGCAGATTATGACAAGGAGTGCAAGATATGTTCGCGACCATTCACAGTTTTTAGATGGAGGCCTGGTCGCGATGCAAGATACAAAAAGACGGAGATTTGCCAAACTTGCTGCAAGCTGAAAAATGTTTGTCAAGTATGCCTGCTAGATCTAGAATATGGCCTGCCAGTTCAAGTTAGAGATACTGCCCTCAGTATTGATTCAAATGATGCGATTCCAAAGAGCGACGTAAATAGGGAATATTTCGCAGAGGAGCATGACCGCAAG GCAAGAGCCGGGATTGATTATGAATCTTCACATGGGAAGGTGCGCCCTAGCGATACCATCTTGAAACTTCAGAGAACCACTCCATACTACAAGAGAAACCGAGCTCATGTTTGCAGTTTCTTTATTCGAGGTCAATGTACTAGAGGTCCTGAATGCCCTTATAGGCATGAGATGCCTGAAACTGGGGAGTTGTCTCAACAGAATATCAAAGACCGTTACTATGG AATTAACGATCCAGTGGCATTGAAGTTGCTTGGCAAGGCTGGAGAAATGCCTTCTCTGGAGCCTCCTGAAGATGAAAGCATTAGAACCCTGTATGTTGGTGGGCTTGATGCAAGAATTACCGAGCAGGATTTAAGAGACCATTTCTATGCGCATGGAGAAATTGAATCCGTAAAGATGGTTCTCCAACGTGCTTGTGCTTTTGTGACTTACACAACAAGAGAAGGCACAGAGAGGGCCGCTGAAGAACTTGCAAACAAGCTAGTTATTAAAGGCTTGAGGCTGAAGCTGCTCTGGGGTAAACCACAAGCACCGAAGCCTGAATCTGAAGGCTCTGACCAAGCAAGCCAACAAGCAGCAGTAGCCCACAGTGGATTGTTGCCTAGGGCAGTCATATCACAGCAGCAAACTCTTCAGCCCAATGATATACAAAACCAGCCTCCTATGCCGTACTTCAACATTCCTCCGCTGCCTGAACAAGATCGATCATATTATCCTTCGATGGATCCCCAGAGAATGGGTGCTCTCATTCCATCTCATGAGGGGTCTTCCAGTGCAGCTGGCCTTGGAGGATCATATGAAAATAAAAGTGGTTCAGATCAGATGCAGCAACAAGCTCAGCCATATGGTTACTCGAATGTGCCTCCCCCCAATATTCAATTCTACCCGCCATATCATCCACAATATGGATATATGCCACCTCCCATACTTCCACCTCGGCAACAATACCCTCAGCCACCTTATCCAGGGCCGCGGCCTCCTTTACCTCATCCTGATGGTGACCAGCCATCATTTAATACAAAACCTCCGACTGGGGCGTCCCAACTACCATAA
- the LOC140826955 gene encoding coatomer subunit delta-2-like gives MVVLAASIISKSGKAIVSRQFVDMSRIRIEGYLAAFPKLVGTGKQHTYVETENVRYVYQPIESLYLLLVTNKQSNILEDLETLRLLSKLVPEYSYTLDEEGIGNTAFEILFAFDEVISLGHRENVTVAQVKQYCEMESHEEKLHKLVLQSKINETKDVMKRKASEIDKSKIEKNRGEKGGFMSLQSMGSGRIDTGFGSDTSISSNSGGFGSGSVFGLSTDLEPQSSNSKGRPPASASAPPKGLGMKLGKMQRTNQFLESLKAEGEVIVEDVRPSIGQSKPVAPPPSDPVTLTVEEKLNVTLKQDGGLGSFDLQGTLSLQILNQDDGLIQVQVETGGNPGILFKTHPNVNKELFSGENILGLKDPNRPFPTGDGVSLLKWRMQSADESFVPLSINCWPSVSGNETYVNLEYEVPPMFDLQNVVISIPVLALREPPRVQQIDGEWRYDSRKSILEWAIVLIDNSNRSGSMEFVIPAVDTSELFPISVCFTSTSTFSDLKVVNVLPLKGGNPPKYSQRTLLSTENYQVV, from the exons ATG GTTGTGCTTGCCGCTAGCATTATTAGTAAATCTGGCAAAG CCATTGTCTCAAGGCAGTTCGTTGATATGTCTCGGATACGAATTGAGGGATACCTTGCAGCCTTCCCCAAATTGGTTGGAACAGGAAAACAGCACACATATGTTGAGACCGAAAATGTCCGTTATGTTTACCAGCCGATAGAGTCCCTGTACTTGCTTCTTGTCACAAATAAACAGAGCAACAtacttgaagatttggagacattgaGGCTACTTTCAAAGCTT GTTCCTGAATATTCTTATACACTAGATGAAGAGGGCATTGGCAATACCGCTTTTGAGATTCTTTTTGCATTTGACGAGGTCATTTCTCTTGGGCACAGAGAAAATGTTACAGTTGCACAAGTCAAACAGTATTGTGAGATGGAAAGTCATGAAGAAAAATTGCACAAGCTGGTATTACAAAGCAAGATCAATGAGACAAAGGATGTCATGAAGCGTAAAGCTAGTGAAATTGACAAAAGCAAG ATTGAGAAGAATAGGGGTGAGAAAGGAGGATTCATGTCTTTGCAGTCAATGGGTTCTGGAAGAATTGACACTGGCTTTGGCAGTGACACCAGCATATCTAGTAATAGTGGTGGTTTTGGAAGTGGTTCTGTCTTTGGATTAAGCACAGACTTGGAACCCCAATCCTCTAATTCTAAAG GTCGTCCACCAGCATCTGCATCAGCTCCACCAAAAGGTCTTGGTATGAAGCTTGGGAAAATGCAAAGGACCAACCAATTTTTGGAATCTCTCAAAGCTGAAGGTGAAGTGATTGTTGAAGATGTGAGACCAAGTATTGGTCAGTCCAAACCAGTTGCACCACCACCCAGTGATCCTGTTACATTAACTGTTGAAGAAAAGCTTAATGTAACTTTAAAGCAGGATGGTGGTCTTGGAAGCTTTGATTTACAGGGTACCCTGTCACTCCAAATACTTAACCAAGATGATGGACTCATCCAAGTTCAG gTTGAAACTGGTGGCAATCCAGGAATCCTTTTTAAAACACACCCCAATGTCAACAAAGAACTGTTTTCGGGCGAAAATATACTAGGTCTCAAGGATCCAAATAGACCATTTCCTACAGGTGATGGTGTTAGTCTGTTGAAGTGGAGAATGCAAAGTGCGGATGAATCTTTTGTGCCATTATCAA TTAATTGCTGGCCCTCTGTTTCTGGAAATGAAACCTATGTAAACTTGGAGTATGAAGTTCCACCAATGTTTGATCTACAAAATGTTGTCATTTCAATTCCTGTTCTTGCTCTTCGTGAACCACCACGAGTACAACAGATTGATGGGGAGTGGAG GTATGATTCCAGAAAGAGTATTTTAGAGTGGGCTATCGTGCTTATTGATAACTCAAATCGCAG TGGATCCATGGAATTTGTAATTCCTGCTGTAGACACTTCTGAGCTTTTCCCAATTTCTGTGTGTTTTACTTCTACAAGCACTTTCAGTGATCTCAAG GTTGTCAACGTTTTACCACTGAAGGGAGGGAATCCGCCAAAATATTCCCAGAGAACACTGCTTTCTACAGAAAATTACCAAGTTGTCTAA